In Ananas comosus cultivar F153 linkage group 10, ASM154086v1, whole genome shotgun sequence, the following proteins share a genomic window:
- the LOC109716387 gene encoding ABC transporter E family member 2 isoform X1 gives MADRLTRIAIVSSDRCKPKKCRQECKKSCPVVKTGKLCIEVTPASKIAFISEELCIGCGICVKKCPFEAIQIINLPKDLDKDTTHRYGPNTFKLHRLPVPRPGQVLGLVGTNGIGKSTALKVLAGKLKPNLGRFNNPPDWQEILTYFRGSELQNYFTRILEDNLKAIIKPQYVDHIPKAVQGNVGQVLDQKDERDMKAELCVDLELNQVIDRNVGDLSGGELQRFAIAVVAVQNAEIYMFDEPSSYLDVKQRLKAAQVVRSLLRPNSYVIVVEHDLSVLDYLSDFICCLYGKPGAYGVVTLPFSVREGINIFLAGFVPTENLRFREESLTFKVAETPQESAEEIQTYQRYKYPTMTKTQGNFRLSVIEGEFTDSQIIVMLGENGTGKTTFIRMLAGLLKPDTVEGTDVEIPEFHVSYKPQKISPKFQSTVRHLLHQKIRDSYMHAQFVSDVMKPLQIEQLMDQEVVNLSGGELQRVALCLCLGKPADIYLIDEPSAYLDSEQRIVASKVIKRFILHAKKTAFVVEHDFIMATYLADKVIVYEGIPSVDCTANAPQSLVSGMNRFLSHLDITFRRDPTNYRPRINKLDSTKDREQKSAGSYYYLDD, from the exons ATGGCGGATCGATTGACCCGTATTGCGATCGTGAGCTCCGACCGGTGCAAGCCCAAGAAGTGTCGCCAAGAATGCAAGAAGAGTTGCCCCGTCGTCAAAACCG GAAAACTCTGTATTGAAGTCACCCCGGCCTCAAAAATTGCTTTTATTTCCGAGGAGTTATGTATTGGATGTGGTATTTGTGTGAAG AAATGCCCGTTTGAGGCCATTCAAATCATCAATTTACCAAAGGACCTGGACAAAGACACTACTCATCGCTATGGACCAAACACATTCAAGTTGCACAG GTTGCCAGTTCCAAGACCTGGGCAAGTTCTAGGCCTGGTAGGAACAAATGGTATTGGGAAATCCACTGCACTTAAAGTGTTGGCTGGGAAGTTGAAGCCTAACTTGGGCCGATTCAAT AATCCTCCTGATTGGCAAGAAATTTTGACATATTTCCGTGGTTCTGAACTTCAGaattatttcactcgtatactAGAGGATAATCTGAAG GCAATTATCAAGCCACAGTACGTTGACCACATTCCAAAAGCTGTTCAAGGGAATGTTGGGCAGGTGCTCGATCAGAAGGATGAGAGAGATATGAAGGCTGAATTATGTGTTGATCTCGAGTTGAACCAGGTCATTGACCGAAATGTGGGCGATTTGTCTGGTGGAGAGCTGCAAAGATTTGCGATTGCTGTAGTTGCTGTGCAAAATGCAGAAATCTATATGTTTGATGAGCCATCAAGTTATCTTGACGTGAAGCAGAGGCTTAAAGCTGCACAAGTAGTCCGGTCCTTGCTTAGACCTAACAG CTATGTGATTGTTGTGGAGCATGACCTCAGTGTCCTGGATTACTTATCAGACTTCATTTGTTGCTTATACGGAAAGCCAGGAGCTTACGGAGTTGTTACTTTGCCCTTTTCTGTGCGAGAAGGGATCAACATATTCTTGGCTGGTTTTGTTCCTACAGAAAACCTCCGGTTTCGTGAAGAATCACTTACATTTAAG gTCGCTGAGACTCCTCAGGAAAGTGCTGAGGAGATCCAAACATACCAACGTTACAAGTATCCTACAATGACTAAAACCCAGGGTAACTTCAGGCTTTCGGTCATTGAGGGTGAATTTACTGATTCTCAGATTATTGTGATGCTTGGTGAGAATGGTACTGGAAAAACAACCTTCATACGGATGTTG GCTGGATTGTTGAAGCCGGATACTGTAGAAGGTACAGATGTTGAAATACCTGAGTTCCATGTTTCGTATAAACCTCAGAAAATCAGTCCTAAGTTTCAATCTACTGTGAGACACTTGCTGCATCAGAAAATAAGGGATTCTTATATGCATGCTCAGTTTGTGTCGGATGTTATGAAACCGTTGCAAATTGAGCAACTCATGGACCAGGAAGTGGTAAATCTCTCTGGTGGAGAGCTTCAAAGAGTAGCCTTGTGCCTATGTCTTGGAAAG CCAGCAGACATCTATTTGATAGATGAACCAAGTGCCTATCTAGATTCAGAGCAGCGTATTGTTGCCTCAAAGGTCATAAAAAGATTCATCCTTCACGCGAAGAAAACTGCATTTGTCGTTGAGCATGATTTCATCATGGCAACCTACCTTGCTGATAAAGTTATCGTCTATGAGGGGATACCTTCTGTAGATTGTACTGCCAACGCACCGCAGTCATTGGTATCTGGGATGAACCGTTTTCTCTCA CATCTTGATATTACTTTTAGGCGAGATCCGACCAATTACAGGCCCCGCATAAACAAGTTGGATTCAACAAAGGATAGGGAACAAAAATCTGCAGGATCTTATTACTACCTTGACGATTAA
- the LOC109716387 gene encoding ABC transporter E family member 2 isoform X2: MADRLTRIAIVSSDRCKPKKCRQECKKSCPVVKTGKLCIEVTPASKIAFISEELCIGCGICVKKCPFEAIQIINLPKDLDKDTTHRYGPNTFKLHRLPVPRPGQVLGLVGTNGIGKSTALKVLAGKLKPNLGRFNNPPDWQEILTYFRGSELQNYFTRILEDNLKAIIKPQYVDHIPKAVQGNVGQVLDQKDERDMKAELCVDLELNQVIDRNVGDLSGGELQRFAIAVVAVQNAEIYMFDEPSSYLDVKQRLKAAQVVRSLLRPNSYVIVVEHDLSVLDYLSDFICCLYGKPGAYGVVTLPFSVREGINIFLAGFVPTENLRFREESLTFKVAETPQESAEEIQTYQRYKYPTMTKTQGNFRLSVIEGEFTDSQIIVMLGENGTGKTTFIRMLAGLLKPDTVEGTDVEIPEFHVSYKPQKISPKFQSTVRHLLHQKIRDSYMHAQFVSDVMKPLQIEQLMDQEVVNLSGGELQRVALCLCLGKVAANVCSLCTRHLIV; this comes from the exons ATGGCGGATCGATTGACCCGTATTGCGATCGTGAGCTCCGACCGGTGCAAGCCCAAGAAGTGTCGCCAAGAATGCAAGAAGAGTTGCCCCGTCGTCAAAACCG GAAAACTCTGTATTGAAGTCACCCCGGCCTCAAAAATTGCTTTTATTTCCGAGGAGTTATGTATTGGATGTGGTATTTGTGTGAAG AAATGCCCGTTTGAGGCCATTCAAATCATCAATTTACCAAAGGACCTGGACAAAGACACTACTCATCGCTATGGACCAAACACATTCAAGTTGCACAG GTTGCCAGTTCCAAGACCTGGGCAAGTTCTAGGCCTGGTAGGAACAAATGGTATTGGGAAATCCACTGCACTTAAAGTGTTGGCTGGGAAGTTGAAGCCTAACTTGGGCCGATTCAAT AATCCTCCTGATTGGCAAGAAATTTTGACATATTTCCGTGGTTCTGAACTTCAGaattatttcactcgtatactAGAGGATAATCTGAAG GCAATTATCAAGCCACAGTACGTTGACCACATTCCAAAAGCTGTTCAAGGGAATGTTGGGCAGGTGCTCGATCAGAAGGATGAGAGAGATATGAAGGCTGAATTATGTGTTGATCTCGAGTTGAACCAGGTCATTGACCGAAATGTGGGCGATTTGTCTGGTGGAGAGCTGCAAAGATTTGCGATTGCTGTAGTTGCTGTGCAAAATGCAGAAATCTATATGTTTGATGAGCCATCAAGTTATCTTGACGTGAAGCAGAGGCTTAAAGCTGCACAAGTAGTCCGGTCCTTGCTTAGACCTAACAG CTATGTGATTGTTGTGGAGCATGACCTCAGTGTCCTGGATTACTTATCAGACTTCATTTGTTGCTTATACGGAAAGCCAGGAGCTTACGGAGTTGTTACTTTGCCCTTTTCTGTGCGAGAAGGGATCAACATATTCTTGGCTGGTTTTGTTCCTACAGAAAACCTCCGGTTTCGTGAAGAATCACTTACATTTAAG gTCGCTGAGACTCCTCAGGAAAGTGCTGAGGAGATCCAAACATACCAACGTTACAAGTATCCTACAATGACTAAAACCCAGGGTAACTTCAGGCTTTCGGTCATTGAGGGTGAATTTACTGATTCTCAGATTATTGTGATGCTTGGTGAGAATGGTACTGGAAAAACAACCTTCATACGGATGTTG GCTGGATTGTTGAAGCCGGATACTGTAGAAGGTACAGATGTTGAAATACCTGAGTTCCATGTTTCGTATAAACCTCAGAAAATCAGTCCTAAGTTTCAATCTACTGTGAGACACTTGCTGCATCAGAAAATAAGGGATTCTTATATGCATGCTCAGTTTGTGTCGGATGTTATGAAACCGTTGCAAATTGAGCAACTCATGGACCAGGAAGTGGTAAATCTCTCTGGTGGAGAGCTTCAAAGAGTAGCCTTGTGCCTATGTCTTGGAAAG GTTGCAGCGAACGTGTGCAGTTTGTGTACTAGACACCTGATAGTGTGA
- the LOC109716804 gene encoding VHS domain-containing protein At3g16270-like isoform X1 → MDSSRRAVEAYWRSRMVDGVTSDEDKVAPVYKLEEICELLRASEASIVKEVSDCILKRLDHKSPIVKQKALRLIKYAVGKSGPEFRREMQRHSVAIKQLVHYKGQLDPLKGDALNKAVRESAQEAVSAIFSTDEPKSTSTTESLGKRIQGFGNTNFEMPTEDKKSFLSEVVGLGSATIKQGLNTFAAAHSIMKNDNNGTYKSPTLRRSLTNESGRHDKYEGSEGHRESWVSSGITKNVGSSTWGSDSRSSTADSAANDDTTGSSGSGVKSREERLLETIVTSGGVRLQPTRDALQVFLGEASKLDALAMSRALESKLQSPLWQVRMKAICVLEAILRKKEDEPYLIITSYFSENRDSVVKCSELPQASLREKAIKVFSLLDGDSNTEVRNAAAPSYSNTKNMPAPVVEMPDLIDTGDLNNNESEASIAEHDHSTSILTSSASQVDDLFGGNLVAELNTTGNRENSDPFADVSFHEAENKDPSDLFSGLTVDDNSSSEMHSMPLSNNSELLDLFGGNSEKLFQEAGTDKQHSNDIMAGLTSAGAVQGSNGALHGLLGSNSLYSQVPLQYNVPPNLMYNQAFATQALNYGAMGAFIASQQQLLLQNLGNLNPGFGQAAGNPVMEGGHHSSPLPDVFQNLNNPVQSHGSTAMSSTKKETKAFDFISDHLAAARGSKKVL, encoded by the exons ATGGATTCGAGCCGGAGAGCGGTGGAGGCATATTGGAGATCTCGCATGGTCGACGGGGTGACCTCGGACGAAGACAAGGTGGCGCCGGTGTACAAATTGGAGGAGATCTGTGAGCTTTTGAGGGCCTCGGAGGCGAGCATCGTGAAGGAGGTGTCGGATTGTATCCTCAAGAGGCTTGATCATAAGAGCCCCATCGTCAAGCAAAAG GCATTGCGGCTAATAAAGTACGCAGTTGGAAAATCCGGCCCTGAATTCAGGAGAGAAATGCAACGCCACTCAGTAGCTATTAAGCAGCTGGTTCATTACAAGGGGCAGCTGGATCCCCTAAAAGGAGATGCCCTCAATAAGGCTGTTCGTGAAAGTGCCCAGGAGGCGGTCTCTGCTATCTTCTCCACTGATGAACCTAAATCAACTTCCACAACAGAAAGTCTTGGCAAGCGCATTCAAGGTTTCGGTAATACTAATTTTGAGATGCCAACCGAAGACAAGAAGTCTTTTCTTAGTGAAGTGGTGGGTCTTGGTAGTGCTACGATTAAGCAGGGACTGAACACCTTTGCTGCAGCACATTCAATAATGAAAAATGATAACAATGGTACGTACAAGAGCCCGACACTAAGAAGGTCTCTAACTAATGAAAGTGGTAGACATGATAAATATGAAGGGAGTGAAGGCCATCGTGAAAGTTGGGTTTCTTCTGGAATCACGAAAAATGTGGGTTCTAGTACATGGGGGTCTGACTCAAGAAGTAGCACAGCTGACTCGGCAGCAAATGATGATACTACTGGTTCGAGTGGGTCAGGGGTTAAGAGTCGTGAAGAAAGGCTTTTGGAAACCATTGTCACCTCTGGTGGCGTTCGCTTGCAACCGACACGTGATGCTCTTCAGGTGTTTCTCGGTGAGGCCTCAAAGTTGGATGCACTGGCAATGAGTCGTGCATTGGAGAGTAAGCTTCAATCTCCTCTATGGCAG GTTCGAATGAAGGCTATCTGTGTCTTGGAGGCAATCCTGAGGAAAAAGGAGGATGAACCCTACTTAATCATAACATCTTACTTCAGTGAAAACAGGGATTCTGTGGTTAAGTGTTCTGAGTTACCCCAAGCTTCTTTGAGGGAAAAGGCTATCAAG GTCTTTAGTCTCCTAGATGGAGATTCCAATACTGAAGTAAGAAATGCTGCAGCTccttcatattcaaatacaaaaaaCATGCCAGCCCCTGTTGTTGAGATGCCTGACTTAATTGACACAGGCGACCTAAATAATAACGAATCTGAAGCTTCTATCGCTGAACATGATCATAGCACATCCATTCTTACTTCATCTGCTTCTCAAGTTGATGATTTATTCGGCGGTAACCTTGTTGCTGAGCTGAACACCACTGGGAACAGAGAAAATAGCGATCCATTTGCTGATGTGTCCTTCCATGAGGCAGAAAACAAGGACCCAAGTGATCTTTTTTCTGGGCTGACTGTAGATGATAATTCGTCCAGTGAAATGCACAGCATGCCTTTGTCAAATAATTCTGAGTTACTTGATCTTTTTGGTGGCAACTCTGAGAAGCTCTTTCAGGAAGCAGGGACAGATAAGCAGCACTCAAATGATATAATGGCCGGTTTAACTTCCGCAGGAGCAGTTCAAGGGTCCAATGGGGCATTACATGGCCTTCTTGGTTCAAACTCATTGTACTCTCAGGTCCCTTTGCAGTATAATGTGCCTCCAAATCTTATGTACAACCAAGCTTTTGCGACCCAGGCGTTGAATTATGGTGCAATGGGAGCTTTCATCGCTTCTCAGCAGCAGTTGCTATTGCAAAACCTCGGAAATCTAAACCCTGGTTTTGGACAGGCAGCTGGGAATCCTGTGATGGAGGGCGGTCATCactcttctcctctccctgatgttttccaaaatttaaataatccAGTTCAGAGCCATGGTTCGACGGCAATGAGCAGCACGAAAAAGGAGACTAAAGCTTTTGATTTCATATCG GATCACCTCGCAGCAGCCCGTGGTTCGAAGAAAGTTCTGTAA